The following coding sequences are from one Pseudopipra pipra isolate bDixPip1 chromosome 16, bDixPip1.hap1, whole genome shotgun sequence window:
- the SSTR5 gene encoding somatostatin receptor type 5: protein MDPLYFSNAFGAEGGSGGGNSSLLTNTTENGTLPEQPPFKYVHKVLIPICYLLVCAVGLSGNTLVIYVVLRHAKMKTVTNIYILNLAVADVLFMLGLPFLATQNAISYWPFGSFLCRLVMTVDGINQFTSIFCLTVMSMDRYLAVVHPIKSTKWRRPRVAKLISVTVWTFSFLVVLPVIIFSDVQEDFQTCNMNWPEPVSIWSAAFIVYTSVLGFFGPLLVICLCYLLIVIKVKSSGVRVGSTRRRRSERKVTRMVVIIVVVFVLCWLPFYTMNIVNLIFILPADPVLEGLYFFMVVLSYANSCANPILYGFLSDNFKQSFQKVLCLRKGNGVEDGEPVEHRQENSSRLQESMLTQRNVEFNGHMQTSKV, encoded by the coding sequence aTGGATCCTTTGTACTTTTCCAACGCGTTCGGCGCCGAGGGCGGTTCCGGCGGCGGGAATTCCTCCCTGCTGACGAACACGACGGAGAACGGGACCCTCCCGGAGCAGCCCCCCTTCAAGTACGTCCACAAAGTGCTCATCCCCATCTGCTACCTCCTGGTGTGCGCCGTGGGGCTCAGCGGGAACACGCTGGTCATCTACGTGGTGCTGCGTCACGCCAAGATGAAAACCGTCACCAACATCTACATCCTCAACCTGGCCGTGGCCGACGTGCTCTTCATGCTGGGCCTGCCCTTCCTGGCCACCCAGAACGCCATCTCCTACTGGCCCTTTGGCTCCTTCCTCTGCAGGCTGGTCATGACCGTGGACGGCATCAACCAGTTCACGAGCATCTTCTGCCTGACGGTGATGAGCATGGACCGGTACCTGGCTGTGGTTCATCCCATCAAATCCACCAAGTGGAGGCGGCCCAGGGTGGCCAAGCTCATCAGCGTGACCGTGTGGACATTCTCCTTCTTGGTGGTGCTTCCAGTCATCATCTTCTCAGACGTGCAGGAGGACTTTCAGACCTGCAACATGAACTGGCCGGAGCCCGTCAGCATCTGGTCGGCGGCTTTCATCGTCTACACCTCGGTCCTGGGCTTCTTTGGGCCTCTGCTGGTGATCTGCCTCTGCTATTTGCTGATTGTCATCAAGGTCAAGTCGTCAGGGGTCCGGGTGGGGTCTACGAGGCGCAGGAGGTCGGAGAGGAAGGTGACCAGGATGGTGGTGATCATCGTGGTGGTCTTCGTGCTCTGCTGGCTCCCCTTTTACACCATGAACATCGTCAACTTGATATTCATCCTGCCAGCAGACCCCGTGCTGGAGGGCTTGTACTTCTTTATGGTGGTGCTGTCCTATGCAAACAGCTGTGCCAACCCCATCCTTTACGGGTTCCTCTCTGACAACTTCAAGCAGAGCTTTCAGAAAGTCCTTTGCCTGCGGAAGGGCAACGGCGTGGAGGACGGGGAGCCCGTGGAACACAGGCAGGAGAACAGCAGCCGCCTGCAGGAGTCCATGCTGACCCAGAGGAACGTGGAGTTCAACGGCCACATGCAGACCAGCAAGGTCTGA